A DNA window from Thiopseudomonas alkaliphila contains the following coding sequences:
- a CDS encoding barstar family protein produces the protein MTTASGLFWVNQRPAVSVDYEFTPTAVNRCTLLSWLSETFQFAEYFGNNWDAAWDCLSEVPWNPQQPLRLYISFAKATVIEADALEQFIQLLADAASEWQSLAVYLQAPVNP, from the coding sequence ATGACCACTGCAAGCGGTTTATTTTGGGTCAATCAACGCCCTGCTGTAAGTGTTGATTATGAGTTTACCCCTACCGCAGTGAATCGCTGTACGCTCTTGAGCTGGTTGAGCGAAACTTTTCAGTTTGCCGAATACTTTGGCAATAACTGGGATGCCGCTTGGGACTGTTTAAGTGAAGTCCCATGGAACCCACAGCAGCCATTACGGCTGTATATTTCCTTTGCAAAAGCCACTGTAATTGAGGCCGATGCCCTAGAGCAATTTATCCAGTTGCTAGCAGATGCTGCCTCTGAATGGCAGAGCTTAGCTGTCTACTTGCAAGCGCCAGTTAACCCTTAA
- the pepP gene encoding Xaa-Pro aminopeptidase: MLNSTAQHFHQRRQQLLQTMAPNSLLLLPASPVATRNGSVEYSYRPDSHFYYLSGFSEPEACLVLVKDAQHSTQSILFCRERHPEQEQWEGKRAGLEGAVIQYGFDQALPITQLAEHLPQLLNGKQTLYQLFAYAERSETLVSTALQQLRQQARAGASAPTVIEDITQVLDEMRLIKSPFEVEQMQQAMQISAAAHCNAMRAATPGIYEYQLEAELDYTFRQGGAHHSAYSSIVAGGDNACILHYVENNQLIPDGALVLIDAGCEINGYASDITRTFPVNGRFSPEQAAIYDIVLQANQAAIESVAPGQRWNVPHDVTVRVITEGLIALGILQGELEQLIQSHAYRPYYMHRAGHWLGLDVHDVGAYQVEGNWRELTPGMVFTIEPGIYIAPDDQSVAAKWRGIGVRIEDNVLVTDSGYQVLTQGVPKQRADIEALMA, encoded by the coding sequence ATGCTTAATTCAACTGCTCAACATTTTCACCAGCGGCGCCAACAGCTGTTACAAACCATGGCGCCTAATAGCCTACTCCTTCTGCCGGCCTCTCCAGTGGCTACACGTAATGGCAGCGTTGAATACAGCTATCGACCAGACAGTCACTTTTATTACCTCAGCGGTTTTAGCGAGCCTGAGGCGTGTCTGGTGTTAGTTAAAGATGCGCAGCATAGCACCCAAAGTATTTTATTTTGCCGCGAGCGCCATCCCGAACAAGAACAGTGGGAAGGAAAACGAGCAGGCCTTGAAGGTGCTGTTATCCAGTATGGCTTTGACCAAGCATTACCGATCACCCAATTAGCCGAGCACTTACCGCAACTACTCAATGGCAAACAGACTCTCTATCAATTATTTGCCTACGCCGAGCGCTCAGAAACACTTGTCAGTACGGCACTGCAACAGCTAAGACAACAAGCCAGAGCAGGGGCTAGCGCACCCACGGTGATTGAAGATATTACTCAGGTGCTCGATGAGATGCGTCTGATCAAAAGCCCATTTGAAGTAGAGCAAATGCAACAAGCTATGCAGATCTCAGCAGCGGCACACTGCAATGCGATGCGAGCTGCTACGCCAGGTATCTACGAGTATCAATTAGAAGCCGAGCTAGACTATACCTTTCGTCAAGGCGGCGCCCATCACAGCGCCTATTCCTCGATTGTGGCCGGTGGCGACAATGCCTGTATTCTGCATTATGTGGAAAATAACCAATTAATTCCTGACGGCGCACTAGTACTGATTGATGCTGGCTGTGAAATCAATGGTTATGCTAGCGATATCACTCGCACTTTTCCAGTGAATGGCCGCTTTAGTCCTGAACAAGCCGCGATTTACGATATCGTGCTCCAAGCGAACCAAGCAGCAATCGAATCTGTTGCCCCAGGGCAACGTTGGAATGTGCCCCATGATGTTACCGTACGCGTGATTACTGAAGGCCTAATAGCGCTTGGAATCTTGCAAGGTGAGCTAGAGCAACTGATTCAAAGCCATGCTTATCGCCCTTACTATATGCACCGTGCTGGTCACTGGTTAGGTTTAGACGTGCACGATGTAGGTGCTTACCAAGTAGAGGGCAACTGGCGTGAGCTAACTCCGGGAATGGTATTTACCATCGAGCCTGGGATTTATATTGCGCCCGATGATCAGAGCGTGGCTGCGAAGTGGCGTGGCATTGGTGTGCGCATTGAAGATAACGTACTCGTTACCGATAGTGGATACCAAGTACTAACCCAAGGCGTTCCAAAACAACGTGCAGACATTGAAGCGTTAATGGCGTAA
- a CDS encoding MlaD family protein, which translates to MSDSRKPFLIGAFVLAGIFLLVSGVMILSRDSLFTKPAEYVVYFTGTLDGLDVGADVTYRGVKVGSVREIRLSYDRSIQDVIMPVVIRINQGENEAASLGGKGFDAVVEPLVERGLRAQLQTPSLLTGKAIVALDFFPGHEGYIREPHRFDVPAIPSVPSKIDQAADVLRDLVSGLKDVPIAELMETASGAMRSLDKLASSPALSEGLEGVNKILANVDQLTAQLNLDVPQLMGTVTGSGNELTEVMKELRQTAKNTQQVIEQMNGFVVDSRRSIGPQSELQYEMLNALQELSQASKAMQRAAEGLERNPESLIFGKKQ; encoded by the coding sequence ATGAGTGATTCAAGAAAACCTTTTTTAATTGGCGCCTTTGTGCTGGCTGGTATTTTTTTATTGGTCAGTGGGGTGATGATTTTAAGTCGAGACAGTTTATTTACTAAACCTGCTGAGTACGTGGTTTATTTTACCGGTACTCTCGATGGGCTGGATGTTGGCGCTGATGTTACTTACCGTGGAGTAAAGGTCGGCAGTGTGCGTGAAATTCGTTTGTCCTATGATCGCAGTATTCAAGATGTGATCATGCCGGTGGTGATTCGCATCAACCAAGGTGAAAACGAAGCAGCCAGTTTAGGTGGCAAAGGTTTTGATGCGGTGGTTGAGCCTTTGGTTGAGCGTGGTCTGCGTGCACAATTACAAACCCCTAGTTTGTTAACGGGTAAGGCCATTGTCGCGCTGGATTTTTTTCCGGGGCATGAAGGGTATATTCGTGAACCCCATCGCTTTGATGTGCCAGCAATACCTAGTGTGCCGTCGAAAATTGATCAGGCTGCTGATGTGCTGCGTGATTTAGTGTCAGGTCTGAAAGATGTGCCCATTGCTGAACTAATGGAAACTGCCAGTGGTGCGATGCGCTCATTGGATAAATTAGCCAGCTCACCAGCGCTCAGTGAGGGGCTGGAAGGGGTGAATAAAATTTTAGCCAATGTTGACCAGCTGACAGCCCAATTAAACTTAGATGTACCGCAGTTAATGGGTACGGTGACCGGCAGTGGTAATGAACTAACCGAAGTGATGAAAGAGTTACGCCAAACCGCGAAAAATACTCAGCAGGTTATCGAGCAGATGAATGGCTTTGTCGTAGATAGCCGTCGCTCCATTGGTCCGCAATCTGAATTACAATATGAGATGCTCAATGCTCTGCAAGAACTGAGTCAGGCAAGTAAAGCTATGCAGCGCGCTGCTGAAGGTTTAGAGCGCAATCCAGAGTCATTAATTTTTGGGAAAAAACAATGA
- a CDS encoding Fe(3+) ABC transporter substrate-binding protein, which produces MHKRTPLLAAMGLAVLASNAFAANDEVVVYSSRIDELIKPVFDKYTEETGVKVKFITDKEAPLMARLKAEGANTVADMLITVDAGNLWQAEQMGILQPIESETIQNNIPSQYRSSNNEWTGLSLRARTIVYSTERVDPKELTTYEALADKEWKDRLCLRTSKKVYNQSLTATLMETHGEQKTEEIVKGWVSNLKTDPFSDDTALLQAIDAGQCDVGIVNTYYYGRLHQQNPDLKVKLFWPNQEDRGVHVNLSGAGITKHAPHKEAAVKLLEWMTGPEAQAIFAGVNQEFPANPAVKPSAEVAAWGEFEADKIPVEVAGKRQAEAIRLMDRAGWR; this is translated from the coding sequence ATGCACAAACGTACCCCCTTACTGGCTGCTATGGGCTTAGCTGTACTAGCGAGCAATGCCTTTGCCGCTAACGATGAAGTGGTGGTGTACTCATCACGTATTGATGAGTTAATTAAGCCAGTATTTGACAAGTACACTGAAGAAACCGGCGTTAAAGTTAAGTTTATTACCGACAAAGAAGCGCCCTTAATGGCCCGCCTAAAAGCCGAAGGTGCCAATACTGTTGCTGATATGCTGATCACAGTTGATGCGGGTAACCTGTGGCAAGCAGAGCAAATGGGCATCTTACAGCCCATCGAGTCTGAAACCATTCAAAACAACATTCCTAGCCAATATCGCTCCAGTAATAACGAGTGGACAGGCTTATCCCTACGCGCACGTACCATTGTTTACTCTACAGAGCGTGTTGATCCTAAAGAATTGACCACCTATGAAGCGCTTGCGGATAAAGAGTGGAAAGATCGTCTTTGCTTACGCACCAGTAAGAAAGTATATAACCAGTCACTAACCGCCACCTTAATGGAAACCCATGGCGAGCAAAAAACTGAAGAAATCGTTAAAGGCTGGGTAAGTAATCTAAAAACTGATCCTTTCTCTGACGACACCGCTTTACTGCAAGCAATTGATGCGGGTCAGTGCGATGTAGGTATTGTTAACACCTATTACTACGGCCGTTTACACCAGCAAAACCCAGACTTAAAAGTAAAACTATTCTGGCCTAACCAAGAAGATCGTGGCGTACACGTCAACTTATCAGGTGCTGGCATCACTAAGCATGCACCGCATAAAGAAGCTGCGGTTAAACTGTTAGAATGGATGACTGGCCCTGAAGCGCAGGCGATTTTCGCTGGCGTAAACCAAGAGTTCCCAGCGAACCCAGCAGTTAAGCCTTCAGCAGAAGTAGCTGCTTGGGGCGAGTTTGAAGCCGATAAAATCCCTGTTGAAGTAGCAGGTAAGCGTCAAGCAGAAGCGATTCGCTTAATGGATCGTGCTGGCTGGCGTTAA
- a CDS encoding FAD-dependent monooxygenase gives MHADIVIVGAGMVGSALALALQSLPLKIVLLDGSSLSAQPLDFQRPFAPRVSALSLASERILTRLQAWSGIQQRRACPYYQMEVWDGDGTGNIQFSAADVHAEHLGHIVENDLVQDALLEQLANSPIQLLAHTRLEQLTRSQNGWQLSLSDQSQLTTPLLIAADGANSAVRRLTQAATREWDYLHHAIVTSVQTEQPHQHTAWQRFTATGPIALLPLTGQPLAGHWCSLVWSTTPEHARQLMALDSQAFNQALGQAFEYRLGKIIHSDQRFSIPLRQRHLKRYVQPGLAFIGDAAHTIHPLAGQGVNMGFLDAASLAENLIAAAQRGEQLASERVLSRFERQRMPHNLTMMGAMEGFQHLFQSDHLALRLARNFGLKLMNDTPLSKALITRQALGEGSYLPALARPLPS, from the coding sequence ATGCACGCAGATATCGTTATTGTTGGTGCCGGTATGGTTGGTAGCGCCTTGGCACTAGCCTTACAGTCACTTCCGCTGAAGATTGTATTGCTAGATGGCAGCTCTTTAAGCGCCCAACCACTGGATTTTCAACGCCCTTTTGCACCGCGAGTGAGTGCCCTATCCTTGGCCTCTGAACGGATTCTAACTCGACTTCAGGCCTGGTCTGGCATACAGCAGCGCCGTGCCTGCCCCTATTATCAGATGGAAGTCTGGGATGGCGACGGCACTGGCAATATTCAATTCTCTGCAGCTGATGTACATGCTGAGCACCTAGGGCATATCGTAGAGAATGATTTAGTCCAAGATGCGCTGCTTGAGCAACTCGCAAACTCACCCATTCAGCTCTTAGCGCATACTCGTTTAGAGCAACTCACACGCAGTCAAAACGGCTGGCAATTAAGCTTATCTGATCAAAGCCAGTTAACCACGCCACTATTAATCGCAGCTGATGGTGCGAATTCTGCCGTGCGCCGCTTAACTCAAGCAGCAACCCGTGAGTGGGATTATTTACATCACGCCATTGTCACCAGCGTACAAACCGAACAGCCGCATCAACACACTGCTTGGCAACGCTTTACTGCTACTGGTCCCATTGCCTTACTACCACTGACTGGCCAACCGCTAGCAGGCCATTGGTGCTCACTAGTGTGGTCGACCACACCTGAACATGCCCGTCAATTAATGGCACTTGATTCCCAAGCCTTTAATCAAGCTCTGGGCCAAGCCTTTGAATATCGTTTAGGAAAAATTATCCACAGCGATCAACGCTTTAGCATTCCACTACGCCAGCGCCACTTGAAACGCTATGTGCAACCAGGACTGGCCTTTATTGGTGATGCCGCCCATACCATCCACCCACTAGCGGGCCAAGGGGTGAATATGGGTTTTTTAGATGCAGCATCCCTTGCCGAAAACTTAATAGCCGCTGCCCAGCGTGGTGAACAACTGGCTAGCGAGCGTGTACTCAGTCGTTTTGAGCGCCAACGTATGCCCCATAATCTAACCATGATGGGAGCAATGGAAGGCTTTCAACACCTTTTTCAAAGTGATCACCTTGCCCTGCGTTTAGCTCGCAATTTTGGTTTAAAGCTGATGAATGATACACCTCTGAGCAAAGCTTTGATTACCCGCCAAGCCCTTGGCGAAGGCAGCTATTTACCCGCACTTGCTCGGCCGTTACCCAGTTAA
- a CDS encoding PqiC family protein, with the protein MIKHLPVLPAVLAVLTMAGLGGCATTEPVQFYQLQSAVAAKNTKEHDLTVLLGPLKVADYLQRESILQRDANGSFSMAKGGRWAGSLQDNIGQYLVRQLAAELNTSKISLYPDRIGVEPQQQLVLSISRLDSGVQQPALIEAQWRLLDANGELLDSGLYTDNEPHQNSLDSQVKAQSALLQRLSKALSQQMRQQSAKRQVAYNQSSVRPAKTPTKTAVESASTTPTKRLATPATLPEAPVKPSAEQVEVFRF; encoded by the coding sequence ATGATTAAGCACCTACCCGTATTACCTGCAGTCTTGGCTGTGCTTACAATGGCAGGCTTAGGTGGCTGCGCCACGACTGAGCCAGTTCAGTTTTATCAGTTGCAGTCGGCGGTGGCGGCTAAAAACACCAAAGAGCATGATTTAACCGTATTACTTGGGCCATTGAAGGTGGCTGATTATTTGCAGCGCGAAAGTATTTTACAGCGTGACGCCAATGGCAGTTTTAGTATGGCCAAGGGAGGACGTTGGGCTGGCAGTTTACAAGATAATATTGGTCAGTACCTCGTGCGGCAGCTAGCAGCGGAGCTCAATACTAGTAAAATTTCTTTATATCCTGATCGCATTGGGGTTGAGCCTCAGCAGCAATTAGTGCTGAGTATTAGTCGTTTAGATTCAGGTGTACAACAACCCGCGCTGATTGAGGCGCAGTGGCGTTTATTGGATGCCAACGGTGAGCTTTTAGACAGTGGTTTATATACCGACAATGAGCCGCATCAAAATAGCTTAGACTCACAAGTTAAAGCGCAAAGTGCGTTGTTGCAGCGCTTAAGTAAAGCTTTAAGTCAGCAAATGCGCCAGCAGTCAGCTAAACGGCAAGTGGCTTATAATCAATCTAGCGTGCGCCCAGCTAAGACGCCAACTAAGACGGCAGTCGAATCTGCTAGCACAACACCGACTAAGAGGTTAGCGACGCCTGCAACCTTACCTGAAGCACCAGTGAAACCATCGGCTGAGCAAGTTGAAGTATTTCGTTTCTAA
- the ubiH gene encoding 2-octaprenyl-6-methoxyphenyl hydroxylase: MSTRQASSSSTTQIAIIGGGLVGASLALALQAGAKKKGWRITLIEPFQPGHAFQPSYDARGSALSYGSQQIYHALGIWPQLKLRSQAISSIHVSEQGKFANTRLLASESGVPALGYVVENAWLGRCLWDALDPEVVEWRCPAQVEHIKVHQQGYQLSLNDGSQLTAELTILADGGRSGLREQLGIYAKVTPYQQTALISTVTPQQDHQGQAFERFTATGPLALLPLVDNRMVLIWTHPPTTAEQLSQLPDAEFKHALQREFGYRLGAFNKVGTRHLYPLNLIESSEQVRPHLVVLGNAAHSLHPIAGQGYNLSLRDCLCLANTLLASNQPLGDFATLQQYQRLQQQDQALTIGFSDQVTRLFSHSRAPLAQLRSLGLLGLELASPAKQWFAQQAMGLGGRRYV; the protein is encoded by the coding sequence ATGAGTACACGGCAAGCATCTAGCTCTTCAACCACCCAGATTGCTATTATTGGCGGTGGCTTGGTGGGTGCCAGTCTCGCCTTAGCCCTGCAAGCTGGAGCCAAGAAAAAGGGTTGGCGCATTACGCTGATTGAGCCCTTCCAACCAGGCCATGCCTTTCAACCTAGTTATGATGCCCGTGGCTCCGCGCTCTCCTATGGCAGCCAACAAATTTATCACGCTTTAGGTATCTGGCCACAACTCAAGCTGCGCAGCCAAGCGATTAGCTCAATCCATGTGTCAGAACAAGGCAAGTTTGCTAACACGCGCCTCCTCGCTAGCGAATCAGGAGTGCCAGCCTTAGGTTATGTGGTAGAAAATGCTTGGTTAGGGCGCTGCCTGTGGGATGCTCTCGACCCAGAGGTGGTTGAGTGGCGCTGTCCTGCTCAGGTCGAGCACATTAAAGTCCATCAACAAGGCTATCAACTCAGCCTTAATGATGGCTCGCAATTAACTGCCGAGCTCACTATTTTAGCCGATGGTGGGCGCTCGGGTTTACGTGAGCAATTAGGTATTTATGCCAAGGTAACACCTTATCAACAGACTGCCTTAATCAGCACCGTTACCCCGCAACAGGATCACCAAGGCCAAGCCTTTGAACGCTTTACCGCGACCGGTCCCTTAGCTTTATTACCCTTAGTGGATAATCGGATGGTGCTCATCTGGACTCATCCACCAACGACTGCCGAACAGCTAAGCCAATTGCCTGATGCTGAGTTTAAACACGCTCTGCAACGTGAGTTTGGTTATCGCTTAGGCGCTTTTAATAAAGTGGGCACACGGCATCTGTATCCTCTGAACCTGATCGAAAGTAGCGAGCAAGTTCGCCCTCACCTAGTAGTGCTAGGTAATGCTGCCCATAGCCTGCACCCAATTGCCGGACAAGGCTATAACTTGTCACTGCGCGACTGTTTATGCTTAGCCAATACTTTATTAGCCAGTAATCAGCCACTTGGCGACTTTGCCACTTTGCAACAGTACCAACGGCTGCAGCAGCAAGATCAAGCCTTAACCATTGGTTTCTCTGATCAGGTGACGCGGCTATTCTCACACAGCCGCGCGCCCTTGGCTCAGTTACGCAGCTTAGGGCTCTTGGGCTTAGAATTAGCCTCTCCTGCGAAACAATGGTTTGCGCAACAGGCCATGGGCTTAGGTGGACGCCGCTATGTCTAA
- a CDS encoding ribonuclease domain-containing protein, with protein sequence MRTAPKKILSTIIGLALLLLLAWLQLEPSNSKQTQYSQELRQTLALIQQGGPYPYRQDNSLFHNREKRLPLKPRGYYREYTVPTPNLKHRGAKRVVTGGQPPEVYYYTEDHYQSFIQLKVQP encoded by the coding sequence ATGCGCACTGCGCCTAAAAAAATCCTGAGCACTATTATCGGTCTAGCTTTGCTCTTACTGCTGGCTTGGCTGCAGCTAGAGCCTAGCAATTCAAAACAAACCCAATACTCACAGGAGCTTAGGCAAACCCTCGCGCTTATTCAACAAGGTGGCCCTTACCCTTATCGGCAAGATAATAGCCTGTTTCATAATCGCGAAAAACGCTTACCTCTCAAGCCGCGCGGCTACTACCGAGAATACACAGTTCCTACGCCCAATCTCAAACATCGCGGTGCCAAACGTGTAGTTACTGGCGGGCAACCGCCAGAAGTGTACTATTACACCGAAGATCATTATCAAAGTTTTATTCAATTAAAGGTGCAGCCATGA
- a CDS encoding DUF4442 domain-containing protein, translated as MSKSVQSKHARALAKKARWLKWGISLYPPYLGAGISVKSISADFRQVQVQMKLRWYNRNYVGTQFGGSLYSMTDPFYMLMLMQCLGPRYLVWDQASQIDFISPGKGYVQAQFQLSDEQLLDIQRQTAQGEKYLPVFQVNILDSQQRVIARVQKTVYVRLKPEYRPATQ; from the coding sequence ATGTCTAAATCTGTTCAATCTAAACACGCACGCGCCTTAGCTAAAAAAGCGCGCTGGTTGAAATGGGGCATCAGTCTCTATCCTCCTTACTTGGGCGCTGGCATCTCAGTTAAGTCAATCTCCGCTGATTTTCGCCAAGTTCAGGTACAAATGAAGCTACGCTGGTATAACCGCAATTATGTTGGTACCCAGTTCGGTGGTTCGCTGTACTCGATGACCGATCCTTTTTATATGCTGATGCTCATGCAATGCTTGGGTCCCCGCTATCTGGTCTGGGATCAGGCTTCACAGATTGATTTTATTAGTCCTGGCAAAGGCTATGTGCAGGCCCAGTTTCAATTATCCGATGAACAATTGCTAGATATTCAGCGCCAAACAGCTCAAGGTGAAAAATACTTACCAGTGTTTCAGGTCAATATCCTCGACTCACAGCAACGCGTGATCGCACGGGTACAAAAAACGGTGTATGTGCGCCTGAAACCCGAGTATCGCCCAGCAACTCAATAG
- a CDS encoding ABC transporter ATP-binding protein yields the protein MRNSGILVAENLSAGYGSLVIQRDLNFSIKQGEVFVIMGGSGCGKSTLLRHLIGLQAPLAGTSYFHGEDFWAQDEDTRANLQQYFGVLYQNGALWGSMTLRQNICLPLAAWRPNLSRAEQDELAELKLSLVGLTGCADLYPSELSGGMRKRAALARALALDPEVLFFDEPSAGLDPLSSQALDELILQLRDSLGSTIVLVTHELPSIYAVADTCLFLDNKTRTQIAFGSLTELLDNGPETVQRFLRRGAKATEAL from the coding sequence ATGCGAAACTCAGGCATTTTAGTTGCTGAAAACTTAAGTGCAGGTTATGGCAGCTTAGTGATTCAGCGCGACCTAAATTTTTCAATTAAACAGGGCGAAGTCTTTGTCATTATGGGTGGTAGTGGGTGTGGTAAGAGCACCTTGTTGCGCCATCTGATTGGTTTGCAGGCGCCACTGGCAGGAACCAGTTACTTTCATGGCGAAGACTTTTGGGCGCAAGATGAAGATACACGGGCTAACTTGCAGCAGTATTTTGGCGTGTTGTACCAAAACGGCGCGCTCTGGGGTTCGATGACCTTACGGCAAAATATTTGCTTACCCTTGGCCGCGTGGCGTCCCAATTTAAGTCGTGCTGAGCAAGATGAATTAGCTGAACTTAAGTTATCCTTAGTTGGGCTAACAGGCTGCGCTGATTTGTATCCTTCTGAGCTTTCGGGGGGGATGCGTAAACGAGCTGCTTTAGCTCGAGCTTTAGCTTTAGATCCTGAAGTGTTGTTCTTTGATGAGCCTTCGGCAGGACTTGATCCGCTAAGCTCACAAGCATTGGATGAGCTGATTTTACAGTTGCGTGATAGTTTAGGCTCAACCATTGTATTGGTTACCCACGAGTTACCCAGTATTTATGCAGTGGCTGACACCTGCTTGTTTCTCGATAATAAAACCCGTACCCAAATCGCATTTGGTTCCTTAACCGAGCTATTAGATAATGGCCCAGAAACCGTACAACGCTTTTTACGTCGTGGTGCAAAAGCCACGGAGGCACTATGA
- the serB gene encoding phosphoserine phosphatase SerB — translation MREIVLINITGEDRPGLTAAIMGVLANAGVNILDIGQAVIHDTLSFGILVEIPQAEGSADALKDVLFTGYKLDQQVRFTPISEQDYQLWVQGQGKSRYIVTLLTRKVTALQLQRVSEITAKYDLNIDHIDRLSGRRPLDLPLDKSKGCIEFSVRGEPEDVAALRAEFLSVAQELNVDIAFQRDTVFRRNRRLAVFDMDSTLIEAEVIDELAKAAGVGEKVAAITERAMQGELDFKASFKERLALLKGLPESSLQGIADSLKLTEGAEVLFTELKRLGYKTAILSGGFTYFAKQLQAKLGIDYVYANELEIIDGKVTGRVIEPIVDAQRKADLLQELTAKEGLRLEQTIAVGDGANDLPMLGLAGLGVAFRAKPLVKQSARQAISTLGLDGILYLLGYRERESIED, via the coding sequence TTGCGCGAAATAGTATTGATTAATATCACCGGAGAAGATCGCCCGGGTTTAACCGCGGCGATCATGGGAGTGCTGGCTAATGCGGGGGTAAATATTCTTGATATTGGGCAGGCGGTGATTCATGACACCCTATCTTTTGGGATTTTAGTCGAAATTCCCCAGGCAGAAGGTTCTGCCGACGCGCTTAAAGATGTGCTGTTTACTGGTTACAAGTTAGATCAGCAAGTGCGCTTTACTCCTATTTCTGAGCAAGATTATCAGTTGTGGGTACAAGGACAGGGTAAATCGCGCTATATCGTTACCCTGTTAACCCGCAAGGTAACTGCTTTACAGCTGCAACGAGTCAGTGAAATTACTGCTAAATATGACCTAAATATTGATCATATTGATCGTTTGTCTGGTCGTCGTCCGCTTGATTTGCCTTTGGATAAAAGCAAAGGCTGTATTGAGTTTTCAGTGCGTGGTGAGCCTGAAGATGTGGCGGCATTGCGAGCTGAGTTTTTAAGTGTCGCCCAAGAGTTGAATGTTGATATTGCCTTCCAGCGCGATACCGTTTTTCGGCGTAACCGTCGATTAGCAGTGTTTGATATGGACTCGACGTTAATTGAGGCCGAAGTTATTGATGAGTTAGCTAAAGCGGCTGGTGTTGGCGAGAAAGTAGCAGCTATTACTGAGCGCGCGATGCAGGGTGAGCTGGATTTTAAAGCCAGCTTTAAAGAGCGTTTAGCACTCTTAAAAGGTCTACCAGAGTCTAGCCTGCAAGGTATTGCCGATAGTTTGAAGCTTACCGAAGGTGCTGAGGTGTTATTTACCGAGCTTAAGCGTTTGGGATACAAAACTGCGATTTTGTCCGGTGGTTTTACCTACTTTGCCAAGCAGCTACAAGCTAAATTAGGCATTGATTATGTTTATGCTAATGAGCTAGAAATTATTGATGGCAAGGTGACTGGGCGAGTGATTGAGCCAATTGTCGATGCCCAGCGCAAAGCTGATTTGCTGCAAGAGTTGACTGCTAAAGAAGGCTTACGCTTAGAACAGACAATTGCTGTTGGTGATGGGGCGAATGATTTGCCGATGCTAGGTTTAGCAGGTCTGGGTGTGGCTTTTCGGGCAAAGCCCTTAGTTAAGCAAAGTGCCCGTCAGGCGATTTCAACCTTAGGTCTGGACGGCATTTTGTATCTACTAGGCTATCGTGAACGGGAAAGCATTGAGGACTAA